One region of Priestia megaterium genomic DNA includes:
- the gyrB gene encoding DNA topoisomerase (ATP-hydrolyzing) subunit B, whose protein sequence is MEQKEVQAYEADQIQVLEGLEAVRKRPGMYIGSTSAKGLHHLVWEIVDNSIDEALAGYCDEINVIIEKDNSITVKDNGRGIPVGIQEKMGRPAVEVILTVLHAGGKFGGGGYKVSGGLHGVGASVVNALSTSLEVHVHRDGKVHYQKYERGVPAADLKVVGETDKTGTVIQFHPDGEIFTETLEYDFDTLANRLRELAFLNRGIKITIEDKREEDKRREYHYEGGIKSYVEHLNRSKEVIHEEPIYIEGNRDNISVEIAIQYNDSYTSNLYSFANNIHTYEGGTHEAGFKTALTRVINDYARKNSVFKDSDANLTGEDVREGITAIISIKHPDPQFEGQTKTKLGNSEARTITDSVFAEHLETYLLENPIVAKKVIEKGLMAARARMAAKKARELTRRKSALEISNLPGKLADCSSKDPSISELYVVEGDSAGGSAKQGRSRHFQAILPLRGKIINVEKARLDKILSNNEIRTIITALGTGIGDDFDISKARYHKIVIMTDADVDGAHIRTLLLTFFYRYMRQIIEHGYVYIAQPPLYKVSQGKKVEYAYNDRQLEEVLASFPEGAKPNLQRYKGLGEMNPEQLWETTMDPEFRTLLQVNLQDAIEADETFEILMGDKVEPRRNFIEENAQYVKNLDI, encoded by the coding sequence ATGGAACAAAAAGAAGTACAAGCATATGAAGCTGATCAGATACAAGTATTAGAAGGATTAGAAGCTGTTCGTAAACGTCCGGGGATGTATATTGGATCGACGAGCGCAAAGGGTTTACATCATCTTGTATGGGAAATTGTAGATAATAGTATTGATGAAGCGCTGGCCGGCTATTGCGATGAAATTAATGTTATTATCGAAAAGGATAATAGTATTACAGTCAAAGATAACGGTCGTGGAATTCCAGTTGGTATTCAAGAAAAAATGGGCAGACCTGCTGTTGAAGTTATCTTAACGGTTCTTCATGCCGGAGGTAAATTTGGCGGCGGCGGCTATAAAGTATCTGGTGGATTACACGGTGTAGGTGCCTCAGTTGTTAACGCACTTTCTACCTCTTTGGAAGTACACGTACATCGTGACGGTAAAGTTCATTATCAAAAATATGAACGAGGTGTACCGGCTGCTGACTTAAAAGTAGTTGGAGAAACAGATAAAACAGGTACTGTTATTCAATTCCATCCAGACGGTGAAATTTTTACAGAAACGCTTGAATACGATTTTGATACGTTAGCTAATCGTCTGCGTGAGTTAGCTTTCTTAAACCGCGGCATTAAAATTACGATTGAAGACAAACGTGAAGAAGATAAAAGACGTGAATACCATTACGAAGGCGGAATTAAGTCTTACGTTGAACACTTAAACCGTTCGAAAGAAGTGATTCACGAAGAGCCGATCTATATTGAAGGTAATCGAGACAACATTTCTGTAGAAATTGCTATTCAATATAACGATAGCTACACAAGTAATTTATATTCTTTCGCAAACAACATTCACACATATGAAGGTGGAACGCACGAAGCAGGATTTAAAACAGCGTTAACGCGTGTAATTAACGACTATGCACGTAAAAACAGCGTATTTAAAGATAGTGACGCCAATTTAACGGGTGAAGATGTTCGTGAAGGAATTACAGCTATTATCTCTATTAAGCACCCAGATCCGCAGTTTGAAGGACAAACAAAAACAAAGCTGGGAAATAGTGAAGCAAGAACAATTACTGACTCTGTGTTTGCAGAACACTTAGAAACTTACTTGCTAGAGAACCCTATTGTGGCGAAAAAGGTAATTGAAAAAGGTTTAATGGCTGCAAGAGCAAGAATGGCAGCTAAAAAAGCTCGTGAGCTTACAAGACGTAAAAGCGCGCTTGAAATTTCAAACTTACCGGGTAAATTAGCAGATTGTTCATCAAAAGATCCTTCTATTAGCGAACTCTATGTAGTAGAGGGTGACTCTGCCGGAGGTTCAGCTAAGCAGGGAAGAAGCCGTCATTTCCAAGCTATTTTGCCTTTGCGCGGTAAAATTATCAACGTAGAGAAAGCGCGTTTAGATAAAATTTTATCTAATAACGAAATTCGTACAATCATTACCGCTCTAGGAACGGGTATTGGTGACGATTTTGATATTTCGAAAGCCCGCTACCATAAAATTGTGATTATGACAGATGCAGACGTAGATGGTGCGCATATTCGTACGCTTCTTCTAACGTTCTTCTATCGCTATATGAGACAGATTATTGAGCACGGATATGTGTACATTGCCCAGCCGCCGCTTTACAAAGTTTCACAAGGTAAAAAAGTAGAGTACGCGTACAACGATCGTCAATTAGAAGAGGTATTAGCTTCTTTCCCTGAAGGCGCAAAACCAAACCTTCAGCGTTACAAAGGTTTAGGAGAGATGAATCCTGAACAATTATGGGAAACAACAATGGATCCAGAATTCCGTACCCTTCTTCAGGTGAACTTGCAAGATGCAATTGAAGCTGATGAGACATTTGAAATTTTAATGGGCGACAAAGTAGAACCGCGCCGTAATTTCATTGAAGAAAATGCTCAGTACGTAAAAAATCTCGATATTTAA